A window from Tenrec ecaudatus isolate mTenEca1 chromosome Y, mTenEca1.hap1, whole genome shotgun sequence encodes these proteins:
- the LOC142435559 gene encoding large ribosomal subunit protein eL32-like, translating to MAALRPLVKPKIVKKRTKKFIRHQSDRYVKIKHNWRKPRGIDNRVRRRFNGQILMPNIGYRSNKKTKHMLPSGFRKFLVHNVKELEVLLMCNKSCCAEIAHVSSKNRKAIVERAAQLAIRVTNPNARLRSEENE from the coding sequence ATGGCTGCCCTCAGACCCTTGGTGAAGCCTAAAATTGTAAAAAAGAGGACCAAGAAGTTCATCCGGCACCAGTCCGACCGCTATGTCAAGATTAAGCACAACTGGCGCAAGCCTAGAGGCATTGACAACAGGGTTCGGAGAAGATTCAATGGCCAGATCTTGATGCCCAACATTGGTTACAGGAGCAACAAGAAAACCAAGCACATGCTGCCTAGTGGCTTCCGCAAGTTTCTGGTCCACAACGTCAAGGAGCTGGAAGTGCTGCTGATGTGCAACAAGTCGTGTTGTGCAGAGATTGCTCACGTTTCCTCCAAGAATCGCAAAGCCATTGTAGAAAGAGCAGCCCAGCTGGCCATCAGAGTCACCAATCCCAACGCCAGGCTGCGCAGTGAAGAAAATGAGTAG